Genomic window (Sphingosinicella microcystinivorans):
GGTTGCTTGCCCTGAAGGACTCCTGGCGCGCGCTGGCGGTTTTCGGCGGGATGATCGCGATATTCGCGGGCGTCGCCTTCTATGGTGCAAGCTTGGCTTCGAAACCTGCCGCTTTGGTGGAGGGCAGGATTCTTCGCTTCGGAACATATGCGACGGAATATGGGGAGAGGCCCCTCGTCGTGGTTCAACTCAAGGATGGAGCAACCGTTGCCGTGCGCATTGGCCGAAGCGAAGTTGCCGCTTGCAGGCAAGGTTCTCCAATTCGTCTTCTCAAACGGGGGAATGGATGGGCTACCCCTCCACAAGCCTGCACGGCGGAGACTTCCCTGAAGCAGGATTTCGGCTGACGTATTATCGCCTGCCGGGCAATCAGCGCTGCCCGAACAGCCTCCGCTGGCAGGCGGCGTGGCAGGCCTTGCGGTCGCAGTGCGGCGTATCCTGCGGCGCGGACGGATCGCCCTCGACGACGATGATCTTGCGCGCGCCACCCGCGCCGCAGATCTCCATCATCCGCTGCGAGCCGAGCGCCGCATCGGGCACGCCCATCGTGAAGGCGGCGAGCAGCATGGGGATGAGGCCGCGCGTCATTTCTGTGCCTCGTCCTCGTCGTCGAGCAGCACGCGCATGGCGGCGCCGTCGAGGTCCTCGTATTGGCCCGAGCGCACCGACCAGAAGAACGCCGCCAGCCCCGCGAGGCCGAGCCCGAGCGCGACGGGGATGAGGATGACGAGGCCGTTCACTCCGCCGCGTTCCTGAGGCGAAGCGCGTTGGCGATGACGATCACCGACGAGCCCGACATGGCGAGTGCGGCGATCAGCGGCGTCACGTATCCCATCACCGCGAGCGGCACGGCGATGACGTTGTAGCCGATGGCGAGCGCGAAGTTCTGTCGGACGACCGCCATCGTGCGCCGCGCGGCGAGGACGGCGGCGGCGACGGGGGAGAGGCTGTCGCCGAGGAACACGGCGTCGGCGGCGTTCTGGCCGACGTCGCTCGCCGAGCCGGGCGCCATCGAGACGTGCCCGGCGGCGAGCGCGGGGCCGTCGTTGAGGCCGTCGCCGACCATCAGCACGCGTTCGCCGTCTTCGGCCATCGCGCGGATGAGGCCGAGCTTGCCCGCGGGGGTCAGCGCCGCGACCGCCTCGATGCCGAGCGCGGCGGCGGTTTCCGCGACGGCCTCGGTGCGGTCGCCGGAAAGGATCGTGGCGCCGATGCCGAGCGCGTCGAGCTGCTGGAGCGTCGCGCGCGCGTCGGGCCGGAGCGCGTCCTCGAAGCGCAGCAGCACATCGGTGTCGCCCGCGACGAAGCGGCTCGCCATGCCGGTGTCGCGCGATGCCTCGGGCCGGACGAGGCGGACCTGGTGCCCGCGGTAGCGCGCGCGGACGCCCTCGCCCGGGGTTTCGGTGACGTCGGCGAGCAGGGCGGGCGCGACGCCGGCGGCGTCGAAGTGGCGGCGGATCGCCTCGGCGAGCGGATGGCGGCTCGCGGACGCGAGCGCCAGCAGCACCGGCGCATCGGCGGCGCGCACCGCGTCGGGATTGACGAGCGTCGGGCGGCCGAGCGTCAGCGTGCCGGTCTTGTCGAAGGCGGCGGAGCTGACCTCCGACAGGCGTTCGAGCGCGCTGCCGTCCTTCACCAGCACGCCGCGCCGCATCAGCGCGCCCGCGGCGACGATCTGCGCGGCGGGCACGGCGAGGCCGAGCGCGCACGGGCAGGTGATGATGAGCACGGCGACCGCGATGATCAGCGAATGGTGCCAGCCGGCGCCCGCGAGCATCCAGCCCGCGAACGACAGCGCGGCGAGCGTGTGCACGGCGGGCGCGTACCAGCGCGCGGCGCGGTCCGCGACGCGGACGTAGCGCGATCTGGACTGGCCGGCGGTCTCCATCAGCCGCGCGATGTCGGCGATGGCGGTATCGGCGCCGACGGCGGTCGCGCGGACCACGACCGGCGCGCCGAGGTTGAGCGTGCCGGCGAGCACGGCGTCGCCGGGGCCGCGTTTCTGCGGCGCGCTCTCGCCGGTCAGCAGCGACAGGTCGAATTCGCTCGCGCCCTCGTCGATGACGCCGTCCGCCGCGAGGCGCTCGCCGGCGGCGACATGCATACGCATCCCCGGCGCGAGGGCCTGCGCCGCGTGCCAGCGCTGGCGGCCGTCCTCCAGGATCACGTAGGCGCCGCGCGCGGTCTGCCGCAGCAGCTGCGTGACGCCGCCGCGCGCGCGGTCGCGCATCACGCTGTCGAGCCAGCGGCCGGTGAGCAGGAAGAACAGCAGCATCACCACGCCGTCGAAATAGGCATGGGGGCCGCTGATCGCGGTTTCGAACAGGCTGAGGCCGGCGGCGAGCAGCACGCCGATGGTGATCGGCACGTCCATGTTGGTGCGGCCGCGGCGGAGTGCGGCGAGCGCGGAGGCGAAGAAAGGCCGGCCGGAATAGGCGATGGTCGGGATCGCGATCAGCGCCGACAGCCAGTGGAACATGTCGCGCGTCGCGCCCTCGGCGCCCGACCACACCGAGACCGACAGCAGCATGATGTTCATCGCCGCGAAGCCGGCGACGGCCATCGCGCGCACCAGCATACGGCTTTCGGCGCCCGCGTCTTCGACGAGATCGTTCGGAAGCGGCTCGGCATCGAAACCGATGTCCGCGATGATCGCCTTCAGCGAGGGCTCGTCGAGCGCCGGATCGTGGGTGACGGTGACGCGTTTCGCGCTGAAGTTCGCCCGCGCGGCGGCGATGCCGGAGGTGCCCGAAAGGCCGTTCTCCAGCTTCGCGATGCAGCCCGCGCAGCGCATTCCGGGCACGGCGAAAACCGTGGCCTTCATGCCGGTTGCGGAGCCTGCGGCCGGGACGGGCGTTTCGTGCTTCACAAGATATCCACCACGCGCCGCACCACGGAGGCGCCCTGCGTGACCTCCATGTGGACCTTCCAGCGCCCGGCGGGGAGCGGCTCCACCGCGCGGAAGCGGCCGGGCGCGACCTCGGCGAAGGCGAGCGCCACGTCGGGCGCGCGGCCGACCGGGTGGCGCGCCGTCGCGGAAACGCGCGCCCCGCCGAGCGGTGCGCCCGCCGCCGTCGCCGCGACCACGGCGTGGCGGTCATCGTCGAGCGCCATGTCGAGCGACCAGCCGAGCTGCTCCTGCGCGCGCGCCTCCTCGAGCCAGCCGTTGAACTTCTGGCTGGCGACGTAGGAATTGTCGACGACCGTGCCGCCGAACGTCCGTGTCGCGAACGTCGCCATCGTGAGGTTGACCGCGATGACGACGCCGAAGAAGGCGACCATGATGACGGCCATGTGGCGCCCGGTGAAAGGCCGGGCCGGACGGTGGCTCATTGGCTGGTCTCCCGATCGAAGAAGACGGTGGTCCTATCCTCGCCGCCCCCGGCGTCGAGGCCGCGGACGGTGAAGACGATGTCGTTGCGCGGCGCGCCCTCGGCGGGCGCGGCGACGAAGATGCGCGTCCTGGCGACGGCGTCGGCGGGGGTTTCGACGCGCACCGTGCGGCCGCCGGTGTCGCGCGTGCCCTCGGCGGTCCACATGATCGCGTCAGGCAGGCCCTCGATGCCGATCTCGACCGCGCGCGGGCGGTTCTCCATGTTGCGGACCTTGACCGTGTAGCTGTTGCGGATGTGGCCGTCGGACAGGCGCACGAAGATGGGGTTGCGATCCTGCTGCGCGCTGATGTCGATGCGCGTGCGCTGCCCGAGCACGAACAGCATGGCGAGGCCGATGCCGCCCCACAGCAGGAAATAGGCGATGGTGCGCGGCCTCAGCAGCGTGCGGATCACGGGCTTCGGCGGCTGGCCGGCTCTTTCGAGCGCGGCGCTTTCCTCGGTGACGTAGTCGATGAGGCCGCGCGGGCGGCCGATCTGCGTCATCACCTTGTCGCAGGCGTCGATGCACAGCGCGCAGGTGATGCAGCCGATCTGCGGGCCTTCGCGGATGTCGATGCCGGTGGGGCAGACGGCGACGCACTGGTCGCAGTCGATGCAGTCGCCGACGACATCGAAGTTCGCCGTCTGCGCCTTCTTCAGCCCATGCGTGCGCGGCTCGCCGCGCCAGTCCTTGTAGGTGACGGTGAGCGATTTCTCGTCCATCAGCGCGGCCTGGATGCGCGGCCACGGGCACATGTAGATGCACACCTGCTCGCGCATGAAGCCGCCGAGGATGAAGGTGGTGGCGGTGAGTACGCCGACGGTCGCATAGGCGACGAAGGCGGCTTCGCCCGCGAACAGCTCGCGCAGCAGCGTCGGCGCATCGGCGAAATAGAAGATCCACGCGCCGCCGGTCGACATCGCGATCAGCAGCCAGACGGCGTATTTCGCGGTGCGCTTGCCGAGCTTGGTGACGCTCATCGGCGCTTTCTTAAGGCGGATCTGCGCGTTGCGGTCGCCGTCGATGAAGCGCTCGACGTGGAGGAACAGGTCCGTCCACACGGTCTGCGGGCAGGCGTAGCCGCACCACGCGCGGCCGACCGAGGAGGTGACGAGGAACAGGCCGATGCCGGCCATGATGAGCAGGCCCGCGACGTAGTAGAACTCGTGCGGCCAGATCTCGATCGAGAACATGTAGAAACGGCGGTGCGCGAGATCGACGAGCACGGCCTGATCGGGGGCGTAGGGACCCCGGTCCCAGCGCAGCCACGGCGTGACGTAGTAGATGGTGAGCGTGATCGCCATGATCGCCCACTTGAGGCGGCGGAAGGTGCCGTCCACCGCCTTCGGGTAGACGCCCTTCCGCGCCTCGTAGAGCGACGGCGGCTTCAGGCCTTTCAGGGTGTCAGGGTGTGACATTGCCGGGTTCATCCGCCGCGGCGGTGACGACGGGGGCCTCGCCGCCGCCGAGCGCGTGCACATAGGCGGCGAGCATCTTGACCGTTGTCGGGTCGAGACGGTGGCCCCAGCGCGGCATCACGCCCTGCCGGCTGTTGGTGACGGATGCGACGAGCGCGTCGCGGTCGCCGCCGTAGAGCCAGATCGCGTCGGTGAGATCGGGCGCGCCCTGTGCGCGGTCGCCCTTGCCCTCCGTGCCGTGGCAGACGACGCAGTTCTCGGCATAGACCTGTGCGCCGCGCGCGGTCGCCTTCGACGCCTTGCCCTCTCCGGAGATGAGCTGCACGTAGCTGACGACGTCGTTGATCTGCGCGGGCGTCAGGATGCCGTCGCGGCCGAACGCGGGCATCATCGACAGGCGCGTTTCGCCGTGGTCCGGGTTCCGGATGCCGTGCTCGATCGTGTAGTGGATCGCGGCCATGTCGCCGCCCCACAGCCAGTCGTCGTCGTTGAGGTTCGGATAGCCCTTGCTGCCCGCCGCGCCGGAGCCGTGGCACTGCACGCAGTGGACCTTGAACGCGGACTGCCCGCCCGCGACCGCGGCCTGCAGCAGCCGGGGATCGTTCGGGATGTCCTCGACCGGCGTGCCGGCGATGGCCTGCCGCACGGGTGCGAGCTTCGCGTCGGCGGCGGCGAGCTCGGCCTTCAGCTCGCCCCGGCTCGACCAGCCGAGCGTGCCGGCGGTCGCGCGCTCCAGCATCGGCCATGCCGGGTAGAGCACGGTGTAGATCACCCCCCACACGATGGTGATGTAGAAGAGCCACAGCCACCAGCGCGGAAGCGGCGTGTCGAGCTCCTCGATGCCGTCCCATTCGTGGCCGACGGTTTCGGTGCCGGTCGGCTCGTCGATGCGTTTGTTGTCAGCCATTGTGGTCGTCCCGGTCGAAGATCATGTTGGCGGCGCGCTGGTGATGGTCGCGCGCCCGGGGGCGGAAGGTCCAGCCGATCAGCACGAGGAACACGACCCCCATGAAGACGAGGCCCCAGCTGTCGGCGAAGTGGCGCAGCGCGTCGTAGCTCATCGCGGCTGCTCCTGCGCGGCGGCGGCTTCGAAATCGACGAGCGTGCCGAGCATCTGGAGATAGGCGACGAGCGCGTCCATCTCGGTGAGCTGCCGGGGATTGCCGTCGAAGTCGCGGACCTGCGCCTTCGGGTAGCGTTTCTGGAAGGCTTCGAGGTCGCCGAACTCGTCCGTCTGGAGCTTGAGGTCGTCGTTCGCGGCCGCGATCGCCTCGTCGCTGTAGGGAACGCCGACGCGGCGGAGCGCGACGAGGTGCTTCGACATGTCGCCGGCCTTCAGCGGGCGGTCCTTCAGGAACGCGTAGGGCGGCATGATCGATTCCGGCACCACGGAGCGCGGGTCGATCATGTGCTGGACGTGCCATTCGTCCGAATAGCGGCCGCCGACGCGCGCGAGGTCCGGCCCGGTGCGCTTCGATCCCCACTGGAACGGGTGGTCGTACATGCTTTCGGCCGCGAGGCTGTAGTGGCCGTAGCGCTCCACCTCGTCGCGGAACGGGCGCACCATCTGGCTGTGGCAGTTGTAGCAGCCCTCGCGGATATAGATGTTGCGCCCCGCAAGCTCGAGCGGCGTGTAGGGACGCACGCCCTCTACCTTCTCGACCGTGGAGTCGATCCAGAAGAGCGGCGCGATCTCGACGATGCCGCCGATGAGCACGGCGATGAAGGCGCCCACCGAAAGCAGGGTGACGTTCTTTTCGAGGCGTTTGTGATCGAAGAAACGGGAAGCCATGAGGGCGCGTCCTATTCTGCGGGCTGCGGCGCGAGCGGGCGGTCCGCCTCGGCGTCGTAGGGGGTTTCGGTCAGCGGCTTCTCCTCGCGGAGCCTGCCGGCGATCGTCATCCAGACGTTCCAGACCATGAACACGGCACCAAGCAGGTAGAGCACCCCGCCGGCGGCGCGGATCAGGTAGAGCGGGAACATGGCCGCGACGACCTCCGCGAAGGAATAGACGAGGTAGCCGTCCGCGCCGTACTCGCGCCACATCAGGCCCTGCATGACGCCCGCGATCCACATCGCGGCGGCATAGAGGACGATGCCGAGCGTGGCGCACCAGAAATGCCAGTTCACCATCCGGAGGCTGTAGAGGCGCTGGCGTCCCCACAGCCGCGGCACCAGGTAATAGACCACGGCGAAGCTGATCATGCCGTTCCACCCGAGCGCGCCGGCATGGACGTGTCCGACGGTCCATTCGGTGTAGTGGGACAGCGAGTTGACCGCCTTGATCGACAGCATCGGGCCTTCGAAGGTCGCCATGCCGTAGAAGGCGAGCGCCAGCACCATCATGCGGATGATGGGGTCGGTGCGGATCTTGTCCCACGCGCCGTTCAGCGTCATCAGGCCGTTGATCATGCCGCCCCAGCTCGGCATCCACAGCACCACCGAGAAGACCATGCCGAGCGTCTGCGCCCAGTCCGGCAGCGCGGTGTAGTGCAGGTGGTGCGGACCCGCCCAGATGTAGAGGAAGATCAGCGACCAGAAGTGGATGATCGACAGGCGGTAGCTGTAGATCGGCCGTTCCGCCTGCTTGGGCACGAAGTAGTACATCATCGCGAGGAACGGCACGGTGAGGAAGAACGCCACCGCGTTGTGCCCGTACCACCACTGGGTCAGCGCGTCCTGCACACCCGCGAAGGCGCTGTAGCTCTTCGATCCGAAGAGGCTGACCGGTATCGCGAGGTTGTTGACGATGTGCAGCAGCGCGATGGTGATGATGAACGACAGGTAGAACCAGTTCGCCACGTAGATGTGCGGTTCCCGCCTGCGCACCAGCGTGCCGACGAAGACGACGAAATAGGCCACCCAGACGATGGTGAGCCACAGGTCGACGTACCATTCGGGCTCCGCGTATTCGCGCGCGCCGGTGATGCCGAGCACGTAGCCGGTCGCCGCGAGCACGATGAAGAGCTGGTAGCCCCAGAACACGAAGCGGGCGAGGCCGGGGAAGGCGAGGCGGGCGCGGCAGGTGCGCTGCACGACATAGAAGCTGGAGGCGATCAGGATGTTGCCGCCGAACGCGAAGATCACCGCCGACGTGTGCAGCGGGCGCAGCCGGCCGAAGGTCGTGTATTCGAAGCCGAAATTGAGCGCCGGGAAGGTGAGCTGGAGCGCGATGAAAAGCCCGGCGAGGAAGCCGACGATGCTCCACAGCACGGTCGCGAGCACGCCCCAGCGGACGGGATCGTCGTCGTAGCGGCCCATGTCGGGCGGCGCCCTCAGGA
Coding sequences:
- the ccoN gene encoding cytochrome-c oxidase, cbb3-type subunit I; translated protein: MESLTLKAFGWLGISILAIIAVALSADQGFAIHMAIIAAAALVTLAVTVSGADYGAIARGILRAPPDMGRYDDDPVRWGVLATVLWSIVGFLAGLFIALQLTFPALNFGFEYTTFGRLRPLHTSAVIFAFGGNILIASSFYVVQRTCRARLAFPGLARFVFWGYQLFIVLAATGYVLGITGAREYAEPEWYVDLWLTIVWVAYFVVFVGTLVRRREPHIYVANWFYLSFIITIALLHIVNNLAIPVSLFGSKSYSAFAGVQDALTQWWYGHNAVAFFLTVPFLAMMYYFVPKQAERPIYSYRLSIIHFWSLIFLYIWAGPHHLHYTALPDWAQTLGMVFSVVLWMPSWGGMINGLMTLNGAWDKIRTDPIIRMMVLALAFYGMATFEGPMLSIKAVNSLSHYTEWTVGHVHAGALGWNGMISFAVVYYLVPRLWGRQRLYSLRMVNWHFWCATLGIVLYAAAMWIAGVMQGLMWREYGADGYLVYSFAEVVAAMFPLYLIRAAGGVLYLLGAVFMVWNVWMTIAGRLREEKPLTETPYDAEADRPLAPQPAE
- the ccoP gene encoding cytochrome-c oxidase, cbb3-type subunit III, with product MADNKRIDEPTGTETVGHEWDGIEELDTPLPRWWLWLFYITIVWGVIYTVLYPAWPMLERATAGTLGWSSRGELKAELAAADAKLAPVRQAIAGTPVEDIPNDPRLLQAAVAGGQSAFKVHCVQCHGSGAAGSKGYPNLNDDDWLWGGDMAAIHYTIEHGIRNPDHGETRLSMMPAFGRDGILTPAQINDVVSYVQLISGEGKASKATARGAQVYAENCVVCHGTEGKGDRAQGAPDLTDAIWLYGGDRDALVASVTNSRQGVMPRWGHRLDPTTVKMLAAYVHALGGGEAPVVTAAADEPGNVTP
- a CDS encoding heavy metal translocating P-type ATPase; the encoded protein is MKATVFAVPGMRCAGCIAKLENGLSGTSGIAAARANFSAKRVTVTHDPALDEPSLKAIIADIGFDAEPLPNDLVEDAGAESRMLVRAMAVAGFAAMNIMLLSVSVWSGAEGATRDMFHWLSALIAIPTIAYSGRPFFASALAALRRGRTNMDVPITIGVLLAAGLSLFETAISGPHAYFDGVVMLLFFLLTGRWLDSVMRDRARGGVTQLLRQTARGAYVILEDGRQRWHAAQALAPGMRMHVAAGERLAADGVIDEGASEFDLSLLTGESAPQKRGPGDAVLAGTLNLGAPVVVRATAVGADTAIADIARLMETAGQSRSRYVRVADRAARWYAPAVHTLAALSFAGWMLAGAGWHHSLIIAVAVLIITCPCALGLAVPAAQIVAAGALMRRGVLVKDGSALERLSEVSSAAFDKTGTLTLGRPTLVNPDAVRAADAPVLLALASASRHPLAEAIRRHFDAAGVAPALLADVTETPGEGVRARYRGHQVRLVRPEASRDTGMASRFVAGDTDVLLRFEDALRPDARATLQQLDALGIGATILSGDRTEAVAETAAALGIEAVAALTPAGKLGLIRAMAEDGERVLMVGDGLNDGPALAAGHVSMAPGSASDVGQNAADAVFLGDSLSPVAAAVLAARRTMAVVRQNFALAIGYNVIAVPLAVMGYVTPLIAALAMSGSSVIVIANALRLRNAAE
- a CDS encoding FixH family protein — protein: MSHRPARPFTGRHMAVIMVAFFGVVIAVNLTMATFATRTFGGTVVDNSYVASQKFNGWLEEARAQEQLGWSLDMALDDDRHAVVAATAAGAPLGGARVSATARHPVGRAPDVALAFAEVAPGRFRAVEPLPAGRWKVHMEVTQGASVVRRVVDIL
- the ccoG gene encoding cytochrome c oxidase accessory protein CcoG, which gives rise to MSHPDTLKGLKPPSLYEARKGVYPKAVDGTFRRLKWAIMAITLTIYYVTPWLRWDRGPYAPDQAVLVDLAHRRFYMFSIEIWPHEFYYVAGLLIMAGIGLFLVTSSVGRAWCGYACPQTVWTDLFLHVERFIDGDRNAQIRLKKAPMSVTKLGKRTAKYAVWLLIAMSTGGAWIFYFADAPTLLRELFAGEAAFVAYATVGVLTATTFILGGFMREQVCIYMCPWPRIQAALMDEKSLTVTYKDWRGEPRTHGLKKAQTANFDVVGDCIDCDQCVAVCPTGIDIREGPQIGCITCALCIDACDKVMTQIGRPRGLIDYVTEESAALERAGQPPKPVIRTLLRPRTIAYFLLWGGIGLAMLFVLGQRTRIDISAQQDRNPIFVRLSDGHIRNSYTVKVRNMENRPRAVEIGIEGLPDAIMWTAEGTRDTGGRTVRVETPADAVARTRIFVAAPAEGAPRNDIVFTVRGLDAGGGEDRTTVFFDRETSQ
- the ccoO gene encoding cytochrome-c oxidase, cbb3-type subunit II — encoded protein: MASRFFDHKRLEKNVTLLSVGAFIAVLIGGIVEIAPLFWIDSTVEKVEGVRPYTPLELAGRNIYIREGCYNCHSQMVRPFRDEVERYGHYSLAAESMYDHPFQWGSKRTGPDLARVGGRYSDEWHVQHMIDPRSVVPESIMPPYAFLKDRPLKAGDMSKHLVALRRVGVPYSDEAIAAANDDLKLQTDEFGDLEAFQKRYPKAQVRDFDGNPRQLTEMDALVAYLQMLGTLVDFEAAAAQEQPR
- a CDS encoding cbb3-type cytochrome c oxidase subunit 3, with the translated sequence MSYDALRHFADSWGLVFMGVVFLVLIGWTFRPRARDHHQRAANMIFDRDDHNG
- the ccoS gene encoding cbb3-type cytochrome oxidase assembly protein CcoS, with translation MNGLVILIPVALGLGLAGLAAFFWSVRSGQYEDLDGAAMRVLLDDEDEAQK